A single window of Sporosarcina sp. FSL W7-1349 DNA harbors:
- a CDS encoding MBL fold metallo-hydrolase: MLTEVGAGIFRLQVPMPFDMGEVNSYAVEGKQGFTVIDTGDNTQEAREVWKAVLDKGFPIEKIVVTHAHPDHLGLAAWFQREYDVPIWLSDKGRKELVDARRMFEDDYEDAMTPFALKNGAALYPPEDDRSKQYYKPDTFQFEPDVFFEIGDSIRIGDSEYRVIWTPGHSKDHCCFYDENGKVMFTGDHILKHINPIVTSRHMGDNPLLAYLESLEKIENCQTALVLPGHGELFEDLSGRIAEMRSHYNKRWQQTYKAIGKEGKTAYDVSRIVYPTHEGRRIMPAFMQTITNLIYLESKGYVRQEERDGKIVYFQEPSFRKIFYISTV, encoded by the coding sequence ATGTTGACAGAAGTGGGAGCCGGTATTTTCCGGTTGCAAGTGCCGATGCCATTCGATATGGGAGAAGTGAACAGTTACGCAGTGGAAGGAAAACAGGGGTTTACGGTTATCGATACGGGAGATAACACACAGGAAGCGAGGGAAGTGTGGAAGGCTGTCCTCGACAAAGGTTTCCCCATCGAGAAAATTGTTGTGACGCATGCCCATCCTGATCACCTGGGGCTCGCCGCTTGGTTTCAGAGGGAATACGATGTTCCGATTTGGTTGTCCGATAAAGGACGGAAGGAATTGGTGGACGCCCGCCGGATGTTTGAAGACGATTATGAAGACGCTATGACCCCATTCGCGCTCAAAAACGGGGCCGCACTTTACCCTCCCGAAGATGACAGGTCGAAACAATATTACAAACCGGACACGTTCCAATTCGAACCCGACGTTTTTTTTGAGATAGGGGACAGCATCCGCATCGGGGATTCCGAGTACCGGGTCATCTGGACACCCGGCCATTCGAAAGACCATTGCTGCTTTTACGATGAGAACGGGAAAGTGATGTTCACGGGTGATCATATATTGAAGCATATAAATCCGATTGTTACTTCCCGACATATGGGAGATAATCCGCTGCTGGCCTATCTGGAGTCTCTCGAAAAAATTGAAAACTGCCAAACGGCACTTGTATTGCCCGGACATGGCGAATTATTCGAGGATCTGTCCGGCCGGATTGCTGAGATGCGATCCCATTACAACAAAAGATGGCAACAGACATACAAAGCGATCGGCAAAGAAGGGAAGACGGCGTATGACGTATCCCGAATCGTCTATCCCACTCACGAAGGAAGACGGATCATGCCCGCTTTCATGCAGACGATTACCAATTTAATCTATTTGGAGTCCAAAGGATATGTGCGGCAGGAGGAGCGGGATGGAAAAATTGTCTACTTTCAAGAACCTTCATTTCGCAAAATCTTCTACATTTCCACGGTCTAG
- a CDS encoding IclR family transcriptional regulator, with amino-acid sequence MSSEKPLHRLNTVNNAISLLAMFIKYDSIGLVEIEEEVGISKTAAFRLVATMADRGMLIRDEKTKRYLPGPLLFQLVRKSQFNDVVAIAQPHIQELAEMTSESIYLSIRSGYKYIYLTGIDSPQLLKVTIPFGDENDLYFGAAGNLHLAYMSPAEIENYAKRTTFEAFTPRTITDPAQLSEKLAQIREAGFSISLAERMPDAGGVAAPIWDHGAEPAATIGIYFPMSRLDDDKKDQYIELVKTYAHKISEEAKAGRN; translated from the coding sequence ATGTCCTCTGAAAAGCCTTTGCATCGCCTAAATACAGTGAATAATGCCATTTCACTCTTGGCGATGTTCATAAAATACGATTCCATCGGTCTCGTAGAAATCGAAGAGGAGGTTGGCATCAGCAAGACGGCTGCTTTCCGTCTCGTCGCCACGATGGCGGACCGCGGAATGTTAATACGGGATGAAAAGACGAAACGGTATCTTCCCGGACCCTTGCTGTTCCAACTCGTTCGCAAATCACAGTTCAATGATGTCGTAGCCATCGCCCAACCCCATATCCAGGAGCTTGCCGAAATGACAAGCGAATCCATATACCTGTCGATTCGAAGCGGATACAAATATATCTATTTGACAGGTATTGATAGTCCGCAACTGTTGAAAGTGACCATCCCTTTTGGAGACGAGAACGACCTTTATTTCGGGGCGGCGGGCAATTTGCATCTCGCCTATATGTCCCCGGCGGAAATTGAAAATTACGCTAAGCGGACAACCTTCGAGGCCTTCACTCCGCGGACGATCACCGATCCAGCCCAACTGTCGGAAAAACTCGCCCAAATTCGGGAAGCAGGCTTTTCCATCAGTCTCGCGGAACGGATGCCCGATGCCGGCGGGGTAGCGGCCCCTATTTGGGATCACGGTGCAGAACCTGCGGCTACGATTGGAATCTACTTTCCGATGAGCCGGTTGGATGATGACAAAAAAGATCAATATATCGAACTGGTCAAGACGTACGCCCATAAGATTTCAGAAGAAGCGAAAGCGGGACGGAATTAA
- a CDS encoding SDR family NAD(P)-dependent oxidoreductase, with product MRLQGKVALITGGSSGIGRGICHAFAKEGAAIAFVGLNEHKGKATEQELRELGCDTIYLQADLRDREKLPELVERTIERFGKLDVLVNNAHATNNVLLEETTEEDMEYSFDTGFWPTFLLMKHSLPYLKETKGKVINFVSGAGMVGLSRQASYAAAKEAIRGMSRVAANEWGRYGITVNLLSPIANSPGVERMEEEQPNAYKKMVSLVPLKRMGDCEKDIGRSVVFLASDDADYITGQTIMVDGGTIMAR from the coding sequence ATGAGATTGCAAGGAAAAGTAGCGCTGATCACGGGCGGCTCTTCAGGAATAGGTCGAGGCATTTGTCATGCGTTCGCGAAGGAAGGGGCCGCCATCGCATTCGTCGGATTGAATGAACATAAAGGGAAAGCGACGGAACAAGAGCTGCGTGAGTTGGGCTGCGATACGATTTATCTCCAGGCCGATTTGAGAGACCGGGAGAAGCTGCCTGAACTGGTCGAGCGGACGATCGAACGATTCGGCAAGCTGGACGTCTTGGTGAATAATGCGCACGCAACAAATAATGTGTTGTTGGAAGAAACGACGGAAGAAGATATGGAGTATTCATTCGACACTGGATTTTGGCCTACTTTTCTTTTGATGAAGCATAGTCTTCCTTATTTAAAAGAGACAAAAGGGAAGGTCATCAACTTCGTATCGGGCGCAGGCATGGTCGGACTTAGTAGGCAAGCTTCGTATGCGGCGGCAAAGGAGGCAATCCGCGGTATGTCAAGGGTGGCCGCAAATGAATGGGGCCGCTATGGCATTACGGTGAATCTGCTGTCACCGATTGCCAATTCTCCGGGAGTGGAGCGGATGGAGGAGGAACAGCCGAATGCCTATAAGAAGATGGTGTCGCTCGTCCCATTGAAGCGGATGGGGGATTGCGAGAAGGATATCGGACGCTCCGTCGTGTTCCTTGCAAGTGATGATGCGGATTACATTACGGGCCAGACGATCATGGTGGACGGCGGGACGATTATGGCACGTTAA
- a CDS encoding amidohydrolase: METVRPADLLLENVSVLTMDPEFSKASGIAIADGRIIGLLPTAHCSWPLAKNGIRWDGGGLTILPGLIDAHCHLRALLSTSSSVSCGRGEVSSITEMVDKIRRKSMEVAPGHWIRASGYDAAHLSEKRHPNRYDLDLASSAHPIRLRHITRHISILNSTALRLAGIGRHTSDPPGIAVERDSRTSEPTGFIHGGDAWLSKQIVPSLTVDELREEIPALQTRLLRYGITAVQDATPTNQVQEAKFWHLAINSGWSITTQLMTGLPDHASLSAYLSGNLPASISSKLELGPVKVVLEALPDIHPGLSELSEMAVEAFRQSESSLAIHVVDPVMTWTAIEAIRHVQSFFPGQAHRHRLEHLSLCPEAFLPDIAQLGIAVVTNPNLIHDHGDRYLADVDPAEHDWLYRMNSVRQAGILLAAGSDAPVASLDPWLGIQTACTRSTMQGQSVNKSESLSRWQALELYTSTAAKVAGWGNLRGMIKYGFAADLIAVSQNPLTCPMEQLHATSVQATWIAGKLVYEA, from the coding sequence ATGGAAACTGTCCGTCCCGCCGATTTATTACTTGAAAATGTCTCTGTGTTGACGATGGATCCCGAATTTTCAAAAGCCTCGGGGATCGCCATTGCAGACGGAAGGATCATCGGACTTCTTCCTACCGCTCACTGCTCATGGCCGCTTGCAAAAAACGGCATTCGATGGGATGGCGGCGGCTTGACAATTTTACCTGGATTGATCGATGCTCACTGCCATCTTCGCGCCCTCTTGAGCACTAGTTCTTCCGTCTCCTGTGGCCGTGGGGAAGTGTCTTCCATAACGGAGATGGTTGATAAAATCCGGCGAAAATCGATGGAAGTCGCACCGGGCCATTGGATCCGAGCATCCGGTTATGACGCGGCCCATCTGTCAGAAAAGCGACACCCGAATCGGTACGACTTGGATTTGGCTTCTTCCGCGCATCCGATCCGTCTCCGGCACATCACCCGCCATATTTCCATTTTAAATAGCACCGCCTTGCGACTGGCGGGCATTGGGCGGCACACTTCTGATCCGCCCGGGATTGCGGTGGAACGCGATTCCCGTACATCCGAGCCGACCGGTTTCATCCATGGAGGAGACGCCTGGCTTTCCAAACAAATTGTCCCTTCCTTGACCGTTGACGAACTTCGGGAAGAGATCCCTGCATTGCAAACCCGCTTGCTCCGCTACGGTATCACCGCCGTGCAAGATGCCACACCGACCAATCAAGTACAAGAGGCGAAGTTCTGGCATCTTGCAATTAACAGCGGCTGGTCGATCACCACACAGCTCATGACAGGTTTGCCGGACCACGCATCCTTGTCGGCTTATTTATCTGGAAATTTGCCAGCTTCGATTAGCTCGAAACTGGAGCTCGGCCCTGTCAAAGTCGTTCTCGAAGCGTTGCCTGATATCCATCCAGGACTTTCTGAATTATCCGAGATGGCAGTGGAGGCGTTCCGTCAAAGCGAAAGTTCGCTGGCCATCCACGTCGTCGATCCCGTTATGACATGGACCGCAATCGAAGCGATCCGCCATGTGCAATCGTTTTTTCCCGGCCAAGCGCATCGCCATCGCTTGGAACATTTGAGTCTATGCCCTGAAGCCTTCTTGCCTGACATCGCCCAATTAGGCATAGCCGTTGTCACCAACCCTAACTTGATCCACGACCACGGGGACCGGTATTTGGCGGATGTGGATCCTGCCGAGCATGATTGGCTCTATCGGATGAACAGTGTTCGACAGGCAGGCATCCTGTTGGCAGCGGGTTCGGATGCCCCGGTAGCGTCCCTCGATCCATGGCTTGGCATCCAAACGGCGTGCACCCGTTCAACGATGCAAGGACAATCGGTCAATAAATCGGAGTCTTTATCCCGCTGGCAAGCGTTAGAGCTCTATACGTCGACAGCCGCCAAAGTAGCCGGTTGGGGAAATCTCCGCGGCATGATCAAGTACGGCTTCGCGGCAGATTTGATTGCCGTCAGTCAAAATCCCCTCACCTGCCCGATGGAACAGCTGCATGCGACGTCCGTCCAAGCGACATGGATTGCCGGGAAGCTAGTATACGAGGCATAA